One region of Gimesia sp. genomic DNA includes:
- a CDS encoding PVC-type heme-binding CxxCH protein: MTIQLIRISVLSCLSLIVLSLNAVTHAEEMPRVPAGFTIERVTNSELTKYPMMAGFDDHGRLFIAESSGENTRAPQLIKEPKSMIRMLEDLDGDGRFDKSTVFADKLTLPMGALWHDGSLYVASPPNIWKLTDHDDDGVADERKIIVDSFGFSGNAASIHGCFRGPEGRLYWCDGRHGHEFKDKSGKVTSKGLAARIFSCNPDGSDIEVHCGGGMDNPVEIDFTPEGEMIGSVNILLTRPRVDCLVHWLEGGVYPHFEDCVAEFKRTGDLLGPITRFGHVAVSGMLRYRSTQFGPEYQGNIFTSIFNTHKVIRTQLVRSGATFETKEEDFLVSDDPDFHPTDVIEDADGSLLVINTGGWFRIGCPQSQISKPDIHGAIYRIRKSDTPPVQDPYGLALDWNSLSPERKIQLLNDSRPFVQRKAIDELTKAGDHAVPMLSKVVAAPAGSFYNDTSKRNAVWTLTRIGSDKARTAIQNGLNSSASVQMTAAKSLGTLRDASSVTQLTQLLKSENPAIQRNAATALGRICEAGQRGDTISNAELKTVVESLFQAIKGTPDRTLEHALIYALIRIDQRDLILAGLSDSSPAVRRAALITLDQMNSGNLTRELVTPLLDTDDPALQKEALTIIGEHEGWAGETLSLLKTWLSEDALSAERAAVLRGFLIAQAADPEVQTLIAQALTNSNTSRSAKGILLEVIQRSALKEFPVAWRQALESTLKSQDPELQILVIRIAQTNDLPELSGLLTSLALDTQQPATLRIEALSAAGSQLKSVEAEPFDFLIARMSEEYPPLDRLAAARALAGLPLSAGQLIQLSKQLDAPGPLALPVLLRAYTKSNAEPVGLALINALNASSAATNLSADELASLLKKYPEPVQKAADPLLKKLGVDLAQQKAHLESLKPLLTQGQIEEGRKIFFGKKAACSGCHAVEDQGGKVGPDLTRIGAIRTGTDLLEAIALPSASFARGYRSYLVVTDSGRIYTGVISRESTDTVYLRTADLSEVRIARDEIEVMKESPTSIMPKGLEQRLTPQEIRDLLAYLQNRK; the protein is encoded by the coding sequence GTGACGATTCAACTGATTCGCATTTCCGTTCTAAGTTGTCTGTCTCTGATTGTGTTGTCCCTCAACGCAGTCACTCACGCCGAAGAAATGCCTCGTGTCCCCGCAGGCTTCACAATCGAACGCGTCACTAACAGTGAACTCACCAAATACCCGATGATGGCGGGCTTCGACGATCACGGTCGACTGTTCATTGCTGAGAGTTCGGGTGAAAATACGCGGGCCCCGCAGTTGATCAAAGAACCTAAAAGCATGATTCGCATGCTGGAAGATCTGGACGGCGATGGACGTTTTGACAAGAGCACCGTCTTTGCTGATAAGCTGACGCTACCCATGGGTGCGCTCTGGCATGATGGATCACTGTATGTCGCCAGCCCTCCTAACATCTGGAAACTCACTGACCATGACGACGATGGCGTTGCCGATGAGCGTAAGATCATCGTCGATTCGTTTGGCTTCTCCGGAAACGCTGCCAGCATTCATGGCTGCTTTCGCGGACCGGAAGGACGACTCTACTGGTGTGATGGCCGCCATGGTCACGAATTCAAAGACAAGTCGGGAAAAGTCACCAGCAAAGGACTGGCTGCCCGAATCTTCTCCTGCAATCCTGATGGTTCTGATATTGAAGTCCACTGCGGTGGTGGTATGGATAACCCGGTGGAAATTGACTTCACGCCAGAAGGGGAAATGATCGGCTCTGTCAATATCCTGCTCACACGTCCGCGGGTCGACTGTCTGGTTCACTGGTTGGAAGGGGGCGTGTATCCCCACTTTGAAGACTGTGTGGCTGAGTTCAAACGCACGGGGGACCTCTTGGGCCCGATCACCCGCTTTGGACACGTCGCAGTTTCGGGGATGCTGCGTTATCGATCGACTCAGTTCGGCCCTGAATACCAGGGAAACATCTTCACGTCCATCTTCAACACTCACAAGGTGATTCGTACGCAACTGGTGCGCAGTGGTGCCACCTTTGAAACGAAAGAGGAAGACTTTCTCGTCTCTGATGACCCCGACTTCCATCCCACCGATGTCATCGAAGACGCGGACGGCAGTCTGCTGGTGATCAATACCGGAGGCTGGTTCCGCATCGGCTGTCCGCAGTCGCAGATCTCTAAACCAGATATCCATGGCGCCATCTACCGCATTCGAAAATCGGATACTCCCCCGGTACAGGATCCCTACGGACTGGCGCTCGACTGGAACTCCTTGTCTCCCGAACGAAAAATTCAACTCCTGAATGACTCACGTCCATTTGTGCAACGAAAGGCCATCGATGAACTGACCAAAGCCGGCGATCATGCCGTTCCGATGCTGTCCAAAGTTGTTGCTGCTCCCGCAGGCTCTTTCTACAACGATACCAGTAAACGCAACGCGGTCTGGACCCTGACACGCATTGGCAGCGACAAAGCACGAACCGCGATTCAGAACGGTCTGAATTCCTCGGCTTCCGTGCAGATGACGGCGGCCAAGAGTCTCGGCACACTGCGGGATGCGAGTTCCGTCACCCAGTTGACTCAGCTCCTGAAATCTGAGAATCCGGCAATTCAACGAAACGCGGCTACCGCCCTGGGACGCATCTGTGAAGCGGGACAACGGGGCGATACGATCTCCAACGCAGAACTGAAAACCGTTGTCGAGTCGCTTTTCCAGGCGATCAAAGGAACTCCCGATCGTACGCTGGAACACGCCCTGATTTATGCACTGATCCGCATTGACCAACGTGATCTGATTCTGGCGGGCCTGAGTGACTCTAGCCCGGCTGTTCGTCGCGCGGCCTTGATCACCCTGGATCAGATGAACTCGGGTAACCTGACACGCGAACTTGTTACTCCCCTGCTCGACACCGACGATCCGGCACTGCAGAAAGAAGCGTTGACCATTATTGGCGAACATGAAGGCTGGGCTGGTGAAACACTGAGCCTGCTGAAGACCTGGCTGAGTGAAGATGCCCTGAGTGCAGAACGAGCCGCCGTCCTGCGAGGCTTCCTGATCGCGCAAGCCGCTGACCCGGAAGTCCAGACATTGATTGCCCAGGCTTTAACGAATTCAAACACGTCGCGTTCCGCGAAGGGCATCCTACTGGAAGTAATTCAACGTTCCGCGTTGAAAGAGTTCCCCGTAGCCTGGAGACAGGCATTGGAATCAACGCTGAAATCCCAGGACCCAGAACTGCAGATCCTGGTGATTCGTATTGCACAAACTAATGATCTACCAGAGTTAAGTGGTTTATTAACATCACTGGCACTCGACACTCAGCAGCCAGCCACACTCAGAATTGAAGCATTGTCGGCAGCCGGTTCTCAATTGAAATCTGTCGAGGCTGAACCCTTCGATTTTCTGATTGCACGCATGAGCGAAGAATATCCACCCCTGGATCGACTGGCAGCAGCCCGGGCTCTGGCTGGTCTGCCATTATCTGCGGGTCAACTGATTCAATTATCAAAACAGCTCGATGCCCCAGGTCCCCTGGCCTTGCCCGTGCTGTTAAGAGCCTACACCAAAAGTAACGCTGAACCGGTTGGGCTGGCACTGATCAATGCATTGAATGCTTCATCCGCTGCCACGAATCTCTCTGCAGATGAGCTGGCCAGTCTGCTCAAGAAGTATCCGGAACCGGTCCAGAAAGCAGCAGACCCCCTGCTGAAAAAACTGGGCGTCGACCTCGCTCAGCAGAAAGCACATCTGGAATCACTGAAACCGCTGCTGACTCAGGGGCAGATTGAGGAGGGGCGAAAAATCTTCTTTGGGAAGAAAGCGGCCTGCTCCGGCTGTCATGCTGTCGAGGATCAGGGGGGCAAAGTGGGCCCCGACCTGACGCGTATCGGAGCGATCCGCACCGGGACTGACCTGCTGGAAGCAATTGCGCTCCCCAGCGCCAGCTTTGCCCGCGGATATCGTTCTTACCTGGTGGTCACAGATTCCGGTCGAATTTATACCGGCGTCATCAGCCGCGAATCGACGGATACCGTTTACCTGCGCACTGCTGACCTCTCGGAAGTGCGCATCGCCCGCGATGAAATCGAAGTCATGAAGGAATCACCAACATCCATCATGCCCAAGGGCCTCGAACAGCGCCTGACCCCACAGGAAATCCGGGATTTACTTGCTTACCTCCAGAACCGCAAGTAA
- a CDS encoding Gfo/Idh/MocA family oxidoreductase yields the protein MNRRRFLATSASAAAAIGFGAPAIVRGTNLNEKMNIAIIGSGGRGGSNLRNVSSENITVLCDVNEQNLFRASQSHPKAKKFKDFREVYDHPDQFDAVVVSTCEHTHAFATLPALQMKKHVYCEKPLTHSVWEARVIRDAAREAGVATQMGTQIHAGENYRRVVELIETGAIGPVQEAHVWVSRAWGWHPSEEAARAAKDLVYSEKRPSHSDEIPKGLDWDLWLGPAPERPFNNIYFPGPKWYRWWDFGNGTMSDLGSHWIDLPFWALKLDYPLTIEAAGPPIQKEIAPASMQAVYEYGQRGDLPPVTVGWYQGTNKPKLWEEGKIPQWGNGVLFVGEKGMLLSDYSKHVLLPENEYADFKPPEPYIPKSLGHHAEWIHACKTGTPTTCNFEYAGLLTEANHLGNVAYRTGKKLHWDTQTMRATNAPESDQYIRREYRKGWKLI from the coding sequence ATGAACCGCAGACGATTTCTGGCAACCTCTGCGTCTGCGGCTGCCGCCATCGGTTTTGGTGCCCCCGCCATTGTTCGTGGGACCAATTTGAATGAAAAAATGAATATCGCCATCATTGGATCCGGGGGCAGGGGGGGCAGTAATCTGCGCAATGTTTCCTCTGAAAACATTACCGTGCTCTGTGATGTCAATGAACAGAATCTGTTTCGAGCCTCACAGAGCCACCCCAAGGCTAAGAAGTTCAAAGATTTTCGGGAAGTCTATGATCACCCCGATCAGTTCGACGCAGTCGTGGTCAGCACGTGCGAGCATACCCATGCTTTTGCAACACTGCCGGCCCTGCAGATGAAAAAACATGTCTATTGTGAAAAGCCATTGACACATAGTGTCTGGGAAGCGCGCGTGATCCGGGATGCGGCGCGTGAGGCAGGTGTGGCAACACAAATGGGAACTCAGATTCATGCCGGCGAGAACTATCGGCGTGTGGTCGAGTTAATTGAGACCGGAGCCATTGGTCCTGTTCAGGAAGCACATGTCTGGGTTTCCCGTGCCTGGGGCTGGCATCCTTCAGAAGAAGCTGCCCGGGCTGCGAAAGATCTCGTCTATTCCGAAAAACGTCCCAGTCACAGCGATGAGATTCCGAAGGGGCTGGACTGGGATCTCTGGTTGGGACCCGCTCCGGAGCGGCCGTTCAACAATATCTATTTCCCGGGGCCCAAATGGTACCGATGGTGGGATTTTGGGAACGGGACCATGTCCGACCTGGGCAGCCACTGGATCGATCTACCCTTCTGGGCTTTGAAACTCGATTACCCGTTGACCATTGAAGCCGCTGGTCCACCCATCCAGAAAGAGATCGCACCTGCTTCTATGCAGGCGGTTTACGAGTATGGTCAACGTGGAGATCTGCCACCCGTCACCGTAGGCTGGTACCAGGGAACCAATAAGCCCAAACTCTGGGAAGAGGGAAAAATTCCCCAATGGGGAAACGGGGTTCTCTTTGTCGGCGAAAAAGGGATGTTGCTGTCTGACTACAGTAAACATGTTTTACTGCCTGAGAATGAATATGCCGACTTTAAACCACCTGAACCGTATATCCCCAAGTCTCTGGGACATCATGCTGAGTGGATTCATGCCTGTAAAACCGGCACGCCCACGACCTGCAATTTCGAATATGCAGGTCTGCTAACCGAGGCAAATCATCTGGGGAATGTCGCTTACCGCACGGGGAAAAAGCTGCATTGGGATACACAGACCATGCGTGCCACGAACGCTCCGGAATCAGATCAGTACATCCGTCGCGAATATCGCAAGGGGTGGAAGCTGATTTAG
- a CDS encoding 2OG-Fe(II) oxygenase, producing the protein MEADLGLIMKQPVTMLDQEIFWIEHFFSAAECQDYINYSEYLGYEPADVDVYGVRKQMDQIRTNERADIESQKTADDLWEKLQQYTLPESDLGTAVGLSPFIRFYKYSGPQKFNMHKDGTKQLPGYESRFTFLIYLNTVEQGGETVFRKNDIRVKPQAGCCLLFAHKLWHSGTPVAGEGTKYVLRSDLLYHV; encoded by the coding sequence GTGGAAGCTGATTTAGGGCTCATTATGAAACAACCTGTAACAATGCTCGATCAGGAGATCTTCTGGATCGAGCATTTTTTTTCAGCAGCAGAGTGCCAGGACTATATCAATTATAGTGAATACCTCGGCTATGAGCCCGCAGACGTTGATGTCTACGGAGTTAGAAAGCAGATGGATCAGATTCGTACCAATGAGCGGGCGGATATCGAATCCCAGAAGACTGCTGACGATCTATGGGAAAAGCTCCAGCAGTACACCTTGCCAGAATCAGACCTGGGAACTGCCGTGGGTTTGAGTCCTTTCATTCGTTTCTACAAATACAGCGGGCCTCAAAAATTTAACATGCATAAGGACGGCACAAAGCAGCTTCCAGGATATGAATCCCGTTTTACTTTTCTGATCTATCTCAATACGGTTGAGCAGGGGGGAGAAACGGTATTTCGGAAAAATGATATTCGTGTCAAACCACAGGCCGGTTGCTGTTTATTATTTGCACACAAGTTGTGGCACTCTGGGACACCAGTGGCTGGAGAGGGAACCAAATACGTCCTGCGATCAGATCTGCTTTATCATGTGTGA
- a CDS encoding class I SAM-dependent methyltransferase yields MPNEINHSRTRNSSFYDQKYGSGNGWKYDTDKVTRWLQESIVSRFGLTPGDRVLELGCGEGHHSALLASFGLDAYGVDFSEKGIEAAKERGSGATFIAANALDLGRFFDHGYFDLIFVRGMSWYHYELSGVSRMGIDIEEETGKLFEFLKPGGTFVLQIRTDFSGNKPADSVFDCRLSEFKGLFSQFGKIIHASNVAGVELTDDDQAAGVKGGIVMAVRKHGQFLL; encoded by the coding sequence ATGCCAAACGAGATCAATCACAGCAGAACCCGCAATTCGTCATTCTATGACCAGAAATACGGCTCCGGTAACGGCTGGAAGTACGACACGGACAAAGTGACGCGCTGGCTGCAGGAAAGCATCGTGTCCCGGTTCGGCCTGACTCCCGGCGACCGGGTGTTAGAGCTGGGTTGCGGTGAAGGCCACCATTCCGCTCTGCTGGCCTCGTTCGGCCTGGACGCGTACGGAGTCGACTTTTCCGAGAAAGGCATCGAGGCGGCGAAGGAGAGGGGCTCTGGTGCGACATTCATCGCTGCCAACGCTCTGGATCTCGGGAGGTTCTTCGATCACGGCTACTTCGACCTGATTTTCGTGCGGGGAATGAGCTGGTATCACTACGAGCTGAGCGGCGTTTCCCGCATGGGGATCGACATCGAAGAAGAAACCGGCAAGCTGTTTGAGTTCCTGAAGCCTGGAGGCACCTTTGTGCTTCAGATCCGGACAGACTTCTCCGGGAACAAGCCGGCGGACAGTGTGTTTGACTGTCGCCTGTCGGAGTTCAAAGGGCTGTTTTCTCAGTTCGGAAAGATCATCCACGCTTCGAACGTGGCGGGCGTGGAGCTGACTGACGATGACCAGGCTGCAGGGGTTAAAGGCGGAATTGTAATGGCCGTACGAAAGCACGGCCAGTTTCTACTATAA
- a CDS encoding glycosyltransferase has protein sequence MPVQPAPDPQRPQRSERPEARRQQVQNLVIISCYFNPLSDPRVAENARRFRESINVPVQFCELSFDGEFLFDDSIKVSGDEAARFIWQKERLLNIAIEQLPETVDAVAVVDADLIFPNRNWFRDTLRRLQTADVVQCFDSVEYETETGSVEKSYPSFAKSSKDRPGMPGGAVAFRRSILGNGGLHEENILGGGDSVMMRRWEKSGLKIDSVPGVVRHLYHGDHGDRQQVSRYEALKKAGFDFQKHIDSTPGKPLTWSAVAGVSEVMRVARRFFESRTGCKTEGDPEPDLQGRVTPKLIPTITASIEPKKQRETFSCDVILPYNLPNYHYLEDSIKSVLNQNFVETTIHLINDGMGSDPVGWEYSRLNNVRLYKNADGPVGPYVTLNRLFDHLEHDYFANQDSDDISLPMRFYKSFQTIGQGHQIVGGAMEQFVTYDDSSERMRKSLSMKPYHYSGIVRFGSPSGNIVNSTALISKSVYESCNGMAPWKAGADSEFYERAILAGFKAAALSDVVALRRLHNPSLSNDQVTSGHGSDFREQIKQWTVESIERQKLRPDHSIGGLAKHRNDKALEVLKGK, from the coding sequence GTGCCTGTTCAACCTGCCCCGGATCCGCAGCGACCGCAACGCTCTGAGAGACCCGAAGCCAGGCGACAGCAGGTTCAGAACCTCGTGATCATCTCCTGTTACTTCAACCCCCTGTCCGATCCCAGAGTGGCGGAAAATGCGCGTCGCTTCCGCGAATCGATCAATGTGCCGGTGCAGTTCTGCGAGTTGTCGTTTGATGGCGAGTTTCTGTTTGATGATTCGATCAAGGTCAGCGGCGATGAAGCCGCCCGTTTCATCTGGCAGAAGGAACGGCTGTTGAATATCGCAATCGAGCAACTACCGGAAACGGTTGATGCGGTAGCGGTGGTCGATGCCGACCTGATCTTTCCGAACCGCAACTGGTTTCGCGACACGCTCCGGAGACTGCAGACCGCCGATGTCGTGCAATGCTTCGATTCGGTCGAATATGAAACAGAGACAGGGAGCGTCGAGAAGTCTTACCCCAGTTTCGCGAAGTCGTCCAAAGACAGGCCGGGGATGCCGGGCGGTGCGGTGGCGTTTCGGCGGTCCATCCTTGGGAATGGCGGACTACACGAAGAGAACATTCTCGGCGGCGGCGACAGCGTGATGATGCGACGCTGGGAGAAAAGCGGACTCAAAATCGACAGCGTTCCCGGAGTGGTACGGCATCTTTATCACGGCGATCACGGTGACCGTCAGCAGGTGAGTCGATACGAGGCCTTGAAAAAGGCAGGCTTTGATTTTCAGAAGCACATCGACAGCACCCCGGGCAAGCCGCTCACCTGGTCTGCTGTCGCTGGGGTCTCCGAAGTCATGAGGGTCGCCCGGCGTTTTTTCGAGTCCCGAACTGGATGCAAAACAGAGGGCGATCCTGAGCCTGATCTTCAGGGGCGGGTTACCCCGAAACTGATCCCTACAATCACCGCGAGCATCGAACCGAAAAAGCAACGGGAGACATTCTCCTGTGATGTGATCCTGCCATACAACCTGCCGAACTACCATTATCTGGAAGACTCGATCAAGTCCGTGCTCAATCAGAACTTTGTTGAGACGACGATTCACCTGATCAATGACGGGATGGGTTCAGATCCTGTCGGCTGGGAATATTCCCGATTGAATAATGTCAGGCTTTATAAAAACGCCGACGGACCCGTGGGGCCATACGTCACATTAAACCGCCTGTTCGATCACCTGGAACACGATTACTTTGCAAACCAGGACTCGGACGATATCTCCCTCCCGATGCGGTTTTACAAGAGCTTTCAGACCATCGGTCAGGGCCACCAGATTGTCGGTGGTGCGATGGAGCAGTTCGTCACCTACGACGACAGCAGCGAGAGAATGAGAAAGTCCCTGTCGATGAAGCCCTATCATTATTCGGGGATCGTGCGGTTCGGCAGTCCTTCGGGAAACATCGTCAATTCAACAGCTCTGATCAGCAAGTCTGTCTACGAAAGTTGCAACGGCATGGCCCCCTGGAAAGCAGGGGCTGACAGTGAATTCTATGAGCGTGCGATTTTGGCAGGGTTCAAAGCGGCGGCCCTGAGCGACGTTGTCGCACTGAGAAGACTCCACAATCCGTCGCTTTCAAACGACCAGGTAACCAGCGGGCATGGATCAGATTTCCGCGAGCAGATCAAGCAATGGACCGTAGAGAGCATTGAACGGCAGAAGCTGAGGCCGGATCACTCTATCGGCGGTTTGGCCAAACATCGAAACGACAAAGCACTTGAAGTCCTGAAGGGGAAATGA
- a CDS encoding LamG-like jellyroll fold domain-containing protein — MASPIWIGGAPAVAQIDTVSIPTDIEAGQTVNFTIGNKTLAVTLTGATQAAVVAELVAAWNASTIPEFAEIIASVGTEANDEEDGTIDLTSRTAGKPFAVTTSIGSGNNEKQVVTLGGTAATGGTFTLTFNGETTTTIAYNASAATVESALEGLASYSSGDFTVTGSAGGPYTVEFTETLAGTNVSIMTIDVSGLTGGVNEIQTITSPNNPSGGTFRLKFVGEWTGNIAYNASAATIETALLALVSIPAGAVSCGGGALPGTDVTVTFQGALARTDVALLQVDSSSLTGVTGSAAETTAGGSTLLEKIYAYFSFDSNYTDSIEGISLSESGSGLPAYIAPGGKINSALWIDSTGTTYLRNTSNTDFAKWNYDVGFTCAFWFKADSLNTWKLVERNAASATDWSVTLNSGGTLTFYRRDSSTSFTVTSSGSVSANTWNHVACVYDPDNNLIKISLNGAAFDTAAVSATGATPSESSAVFRLYGGGALYAVWFDELALFSDALSISECQALYNSGDGDQYPFPDAGENEVQTLTLAGSPTSGSVNVSYQGVGVDIPYDATAAEAEALLESISTIGSGNVSVTGGDWPGTALVVEFIGALSVTNVELLEIDTSSLVMSVSETTKGVTDPTGTVETTVTPLSQSTTTPNSGPNNWDVAANWNTNTVPVNGDTPYIADSDIDILYGLDQSAVTLAALHIEQTFTGTIGLPRINTDGGTESSYYEYRETYLKIGATELFIGEKEGDGSERIKINLGSVQSTVLITDSGESPDGNTPPILLLGTHASNVINVNRGSLGVAYYPTEVSTVATLRQAFFDDATDDTTVYLGAGVTVTNITKTGGVLDINSGTTSFQQTAGTTTIHDGAHTVLNILAGLVNYNSTGTLAAVNLSGDAVLVFDQDARPKTVTVINKYSDDSEVYDESGSIASPVIQLHNCGDMSTLFMGKDFKLTFSATT, encoded by the coding sequence ATGGCTTCACCCATCTGGATCGGCGGCGCCCCCGCTGTGGCTCAAATCGACACGGTCTCCATCCCCACGGACATTGAAGCGGGGCAGACGGTCAACTTCACCATCGGCAATAAAACGCTGGCAGTGACGCTCACTGGGGCGACTCAAGCCGCTGTGGTGGCTGAACTCGTGGCAGCCTGGAACGCCTCGACAATCCCTGAATTCGCGGAGATCATCGCCTCAGTCGGCACCGAAGCCAACGACGAGGAAGACGGCACCATCGACCTCACGTCGAGAACAGCCGGTAAGCCGTTCGCCGTCACCACCTCCATCGGATCGGGGAATAACGAAAAGCAGGTGGTTACACTCGGCGGAACCGCAGCGACGGGTGGTACGTTCACCCTGACTTTCAACGGCGAGACCACAACCACCATCGCCTACAACGCGAGTGCAGCGACAGTTGAGTCTGCTCTCGAAGGGCTGGCGAGTTACAGCTCCGGAGATTTCACCGTGACTGGATCCGCCGGGGGGCCTTATACCGTTGAATTCACCGAAACTCTGGCCGGGACGAATGTCTCGATCATGACCATCGACGTATCTGGTCTGACGGGTGGGGTGAATGAAATCCAGACGATTACCAGTCCGAACAACCCAAGTGGCGGAACGTTTCGCCTGAAATTCGTGGGAGAATGGACCGGAAACATAGCTTACAACGCCAGCGCCGCCACGATTGAAACAGCATTGCTCGCACTGGTCTCTATTCCTGCAGGCGCTGTTTCTTGCGGTGGTGGAGCACTGCCGGGGACCGATGTCACAGTAACCTTCCAGGGGGCGCTGGCTCGAACTGACGTTGCGTTGCTGCAGGTGGATTCGTCCAGCCTGACCGGGGTGACTGGATCAGCCGCAGAGACGACCGCTGGGGGCAGTACGCTGCTGGAGAAGATCTATGCTTACTTCAGTTTTGACAGCAACTATACGGACAGTATCGAAGGTATCTCACTTTCTGAATCGGGGTCCGGTCTGCCTGCTTATATCGCGCCGGGAGGAAAAATAAACAGTGCCTTGTGGATTGACTCCACCGGGACCACCTATCTCAGGAATACAAGTAACACCGATTTTGCCAAGTGGAACTACGACGTCGGATTTACCTGCGCGTTCTGGTTCAAGGCAGATTCCCTCAACACATGGAAACTCGTAGAGCGAAATGCAGCCTCTGCCACGGACTGGAGCGTCACACTAAATAGTGGCGGAACATTAACTTTCTATAGGCGTGACTCTTCCACAAGTTTTACGGTAACCTCATCTGGATCGGTCTCAGCAAACACCTGGAACCATGTGGCATGCGTCTACGACCCAGACAACAACCTGATCAAAATCAGCCTGAACGGCGCGGCTTTCGATACCGCTGCTGTCAGTGCAACAGGAGCCACACCTTCCGAGTCAAGCGCGGTATTCCGCCTCTACGGTGGTGGCGCATTGTACGCGGTCTGGTTCGACGAACTTGCTCTGTTCTCGGACGCCCTGTCAATCTCGGAATGTCAGGCTCTCTACAACAGCGGGGACGGAGATCAGTACCCATTTCCTGACGCCGGTGAAAACGAAGTCCAAACCCTCACTCTGGCAGGATCTCCCACATCTGGCAGCGTGAATGTCAGTTACCAGGGGGTCGGTGTCGACATCCCTTACGACGCAACCGCAGCGGAAGCAGAGGCTCTGCTTGAATCCATCTCAACCATCGGATCTGGCAATGTCAGTGTGACAGGCGGCGACTGGCCGGGAACGGCACTGGTGGTGGAATTCATCGGGGCTCTATCCGTGACGAATGTTGAACTGCTGGAGATCGACACTTCCAGCCTGGTGATGTCTGTTTCAGAAACCACTAAAGGTGTCACAGACCCGACAGGAACCGTAGAAACAACGGTCACCCCGCTGTCACAGTCCACCACAACCCCGAACTCAGGCCCGAACAACTGGGACGTCGCGGCCAACTGGAATACGAACACGGTGCCTGTCAATGGAGATACCCCTTACATCGCAGACAGCGACATTGACATCCTTTACGGCCTGGATCAGTCCGCCGTCACGCTGGCGGCGCTGCACATCGAGCAGACTTTCACCGGCACCATCGGCCTTCCCCGCATTAACACCGATGGTGGGACTGAAAGCTCTTACTACGAATACCGGGAAACCTATCTCAAGATCGGGGCGACAGAGCTGTTCATAGGCGAGAAAGAGGGCGACGGTTCGGAGCGAATCAAGATCAATCTCGGTTCGGTTCAATCCACGGTGCTGATCACCGATTCCGGGGAAAGCCCCGACGGCAATACCCCGCCGATCCTGCTGCTGGGGACCCACGCCAGCAACGTGATTAACGTCAACCGTGGTTCGCTCGGCGTCGCTTACTACCCGACCGAGGTCTCGACCGTCGCAACGCTCCGTCAGGCGTTCTTCGACGATGCGACCGACGATACGACGGTTTATCTCGGGGCCGGGGTGACCGTCACGAACATCACCAAAACAGGTGGGGTGCTCGACATCAACTCTGGAACCACATCATTCCAGCAGACTGCCGGCACCACCACCATTCACGACGGCGCACATACGGTGCTCAACATCCTTGCGGGGCTGGTGAATTACAACTCCACCGGCACGCTCGCAGCGGTCAATCTGTCCGGGGATGCGGTGCTGGTCTTCGATCAGGACGCCCGGCCTAAGACCGTCACTGTGATCAACAAGTACAGCGACGACTCGGAGGTCTACGACGAGTCCGGTAGCATCGCCAGCCCGGTGATCCAGCTCCATAACTGCGGTGACATGAGCACGCTCTTCATGGGTAAAGATTTCAAGCTGACCTTCAGCGCGACGACATAG